Proteins from a single region of Salinibacter grassmerensis:
- the murC gene encoding UDP-N-acetylmuramate--L-alanine ligase encodes MAELRTQPALGRIRQVHMVGIGGIGMSSIAEVLLNRGYDVTGSDLERSDVTERLEAEGATIHEGHAAEQVGKADVVVYSSAVDPNENPETREAERRRISLIPRAEMLGELIRMKFGVGVAGTHGKTTTTSMAGLVVAEGGFDPTVIVGGKVTAFGSNAITGEGDVLVIEADEYDRTFLRLTPSLAVITSIEEDHLDVYEDLDDIKAAFTQYANSVPFFGAAILCLDDPNVQAIVGEVERRVVTYGTTRQAEVRAENIRREGMTTRFDVVVRGERLGTLELHVPGMHNVRNALAAVAVGQELEISFERVRDGLSTFTGVRRRFEKKGEVGGITVLDDYAHHPTEIEATLDAAHQGFPDRRVVAVFQPHMYSRTQNFMDEFARSFFNADMLVLTDVYGAREEPIEGVTGGRLAERAEQFGHRAVHYVPDETNLPDRLQELAEPGDVVLMLGAGDIWRESEAFVDLLGNSTENVTN; translated from the coding sequence ATGGCTGAACTCCGAACACAACCGGCTTTGGGCCGCATCCGCCAGGTCCACATGGTGGGCATTGGCGGCATCGGCATGAGCTCCATCGCCGAGGTGCTCCTCAACCGCGGCTACGACGTGACGGGCTCGGACCTGGAGCGCAGCGACGTGACCGAGCGCCTGGAGGCGGAGGGGGCGACCATCCACGAGGGCCACGCCGCCGAACAGGTGGGCAAGGCCGACGTGGTGGTCTACTCCAGTGCCGTCGACCCCAACGAGAACCCGGAGACCCGCGAGGCCGAACGCCGCCGCATCTCGCTCATTCCGCGCGCCGAGATGCTGGGCGAACTGATCCGGATGAAGTTTGGCGTCGGCGTGGCCGGCACCCATGGCAAGACCACCACGACCTCGATGGCGGGGCTCGTCGTGGCCGAGGGCGGCTTTGATCCGACCGTGATCGTGGGGGGGAAGGTGACGGCCTTCGGCTCCAACGCCATCACGGGGGAGGGCGATGTCCTCGTGATTGAGGCCGACGAGTACGACCGCACGTTCCTGCGCCTCACGCCGTCGCTGGCCGTTATCACGAGCATCGAGGAGGACCACCTCGACGTGTACGAGGACCTGGACGACATCAAAGCGGCCTTCACCCAGTACGCCAACAGCGTGCCGTTCTTCGGGGCGGCCATCCTCTGCCTCGACGACCCAAACGTGCAGGCCATTGTCGGCGAGGTGGAGCGCCGCGTCGTGACCTACGGCACGACACGCCAGGCCGAGGTGCGGGCCGAGAACATCCGGCGCGAGGGCATGACGACCCGGTTCGACGTGGTGGTGCGCGGAGAGCGCCTCGGTACCCTTGAGCTCCACGTGCCGGGCATGCACAACGTGCGCAACGCGCTCGCCGCCGTGGCGGTGGGGCAGGAGCTCGAGATTTCATTCGAAAGGGTGCGCGACGGGCTCAGCACCTTCACTGGGGTCCGCCGCCGGTTTGAGAAGAAGGGGGAGGTCGGCGGCATCACGGTGCTCGACGACTATGCTCACCACCCGACCGAAATCGAGGCGACCCTGGACGCGGCCCATCAGGGCTTTCCCGACCGCCGTGTCGTCGCGGTCTTTCAGCCGCACATGTACTCCCGCACCCAGAACTTTATGGATGAGTTCGCCCGCTCCTTCTTCAATGCCGACATGCTCGTCCTGACCGACGTGTACGGGGCGCGCGAAGAGCCGATTGAGGGGGTGACCGGCGGGCGCCTGGCCGAGCGGGCCGAGCAGTTCGGGCACCGGGCTGTGCACTACGTGCCGGACGAGACCAACCTCCCAGACCGGTTGCAAGAGCTCGCGGAGCCGGGGGACGTGGTCCTGATGCTGGGGGCGGGTGACATTTGGCGCGAAAGCGAGGCCTTCGTGGACCTGCTCGGAAACAGCACTGAGAATGTGACCAACTGA
- a CDS encoding cell division protein FtsQ/DivIB translates to MAHDKASTFGRHARRAAGIGLLVAGVVALGLLGWQWRANVTVDRVAVTGTRHAPPDTLRRLARVDRGAAMTAVEPTLVADRVARHPWVKGATVEPKWMRGVLALAVTERTPAALAVDAQGRPAYYLDRNGHAMPLPDSTGYDVPLVRGLEAEAPWTRPDTAESPSSLRRVLRALPEAGVADLVAEIEIQAGDTIRLTTTPIGPHDALPVHLGSGDVPQKLRTLRAFARQVLTSSPDEPIEHIDLRFDGQVVTRTQPLDG, encoded by the coding sequence ATGGCTCACGACAAGGCTTCTACATTTGGACGCCACGCCCGCCGCGCTGCGGGGATTGGGCTCCTCGTGGCGGGCGTCGTGGCCCTAGGCCTGCTAGGCTGGCAGTGGCGGGCGAACGTGACGGTGGACCGCGTGGCGGTGACCGGAACGCGGCACGCCCCGCCCGACACGCTGCGCCGCCTGGCCCGCGTGGACCGCGGCGCGGCAATGACGGCCGTGGAGCCGACGCTCGTGGCCGATCGGGTGGCCCGCCATCCGTGGGTGAAGGGGGCGACCGTGGAGCCCAAGTGGATGCGCGGCGTCCTGGCGCTTGCGGTGACCGAGCGCACGCCCGCGGCACTCGCGGTGGACGCGCAGGGCCGGCCGGCCTACTACCTCGACCGGAACGGCCACGCGATGCCGCTGCCCGACAGCACCGGGTACGACGTGCCGCTCGTGCGGGGCCTCGAGGCGGAGGCCCCCTGGACGCGGCCCGACACCGCAGAGAGTCCCTCGTCGCTGCGCCGGGTGCTCAGGGCCCTCCCCGAGGCGGGGGTGGCCGATCTCGTGGCCGAAATCGAGATACAGGCCGGCGACACCATCCGACTTACGACGACCCCGATCGGCCCGCATGACGCCCTGCCGGTGCACCTCGGGAGCGGCGACGTGCCCCAAAAGCTGCGTACGCTCCGCGCCTTTGCACGGCAGGTACTCACATCGTCCCCCGATGAGCCGATCGAACACATTGACCTTCGCTTCGACGGACAAGTGGTAACCCGAACGCAACCGCTCGACGGATAA
- the ftsA gene encoding cell division protein FtsA, which produces MNENIVVGVDIGTTKVCAVVAGKDDLDRVNILGVGMAPSDGLNRGVVVNIDRTVAAVREAVEEAERAAGVEVQSVVVGIAGDHVQSFQTRGVVTINANEITQNDVQRLLEDTTHVALPADREILHVIPQEFIVDGQDGVADPVGMSGVRLEADVHIITGLVSAAKNIYRCIEKAGFRVSDLVLEPLASSFSVLHEDEKEVGVALIDIGGGTTDIAVFEDHTIRHTAVIAVAGDKVTDDIRKGLGVMRDQAEQLKRQFGVALAGEADSDEKIEIPGIGGRDEKTIGRDALAQIIQPRLEEILEIAAMEIKRSGYGRHLGVGAVLTGGGALVPYTDELAAEVLGMEARVGRPMGLSGGLVEEVSDPKFSTGVGLVLYGMRPEIIGGTTLSEEVRSHQNGQAGGETLMARIANRMKAWFDEL; this is translated from the coding sequence ATGAATGAAAACATCGTCGTAGGAGTCGACATCGGCACGACCAAGGTCTGTGCCGTCGTCGCCGGCAAGGACGACCTCGACCGCGTGAACATTCTTGGGGTGGGCATGGCCCCCTCCGACGGCCTCAACCGCGGGGTGGTCGTCAACATCGACCGCACCGTGGCGGCCGTTCGGGAGGCGGTGGAGGAGGCCGAGCGGGCCGCCGGCGTGGAGGTGCAGAGCGTGGTCGTGGGCATCGCGGGCGATCATGTGCAGAGCTTCCAGACGCGAGGGGTGGTGACGATCAACGCCAACGAGATTACACAGAACGACGTGCAGCGCCTCCTGGAGGACACGACGCACGTCGCCCTGCCCGCCGACCGCGAGATCCTGCACGTCATCCCGCAGGAGTTCATCGTGGACGGGCAGGACGGCGTGGCCGACCCGGTGGGCATGAGCGGGGTGCGCCTGGAGGCGGACGTGCACATCATCACGGGGCTCGTCTCCGCCGCTAAGAACATCTACCGCTGCATCGAGAAGGCCGGCTTTCGGGTGTCCGACCTGGTGCTCGAGCCGCTCGCCTCTTCGTTCAGCGTGTTGCACGAGGACGAGAAGGAGGTGGGGGTCGCCCTGATCGATATCGGGGGCGGGACGACCGACATTGCCGTCTTCGAGGACCACACGATCCGCCACACGGCCGTCATCGCGGTGGCCGGCGACAAGGTGACCGACGACATCCGAAAAGGCCTCGGCGTAATGCGGGACCAGGCCGAGCAGCTGAAGCGACAGTTCGGCGTGGCCCTCGCTGGGGAGGCGGACTCGGACGAGAAAATCGAGATTCCCGGCATCGGCGGGCGGGACGAGAAGACGATTGGGCGCGACGCCCTCGCCCAGATCATCCAGCCACGCCTGGAAGAGATTCTGGAGATCGCGGCGATGGAAATCAAGCGCAGCGGCTACGGGCGGCACCTGGGCGTCGGCGCCGTGCTGACCGGGGGCGGGGCGCTGGTCCCCTACACCGATGAACTGGCCGCCGAGGTGCTCGGCATGGAGGCCCGTGTGGGGCGCCCCATGGGCCTGAGCGGCGGGCTCGTGGAGGAAGTGAGCGACCCGAAATTTTCGACTGGGGTGGGCCTCGTCCTCTACGGCATGCGCCCTGAGATTATCGGCGGCACCACGCTCTCCGAGGAGGTGCGTTCCCATCAGAACGGGCAGGCCGGTGGGGAAACGCTCATGGCCCGCATCGCCAACCGCATGAAAGCCTGGTTCGACGAATTGTAA
- the ftsZ gene encoding cell division protein FtsZ: MDQDFSSKFSFDDAANEEAKICVVGVGGGGGNAINNMVQKGIHGSVEFIAVNTDSQALNENRAPQKIQAGEDLTSGLGAGARPSVGAEAIEESSEEVRQALEGYDMAFITAGMGGGTGTGGAPVVAAIARSLDILTVAIVTKPFDCEGSRRMNTALEGIELLRENVDTLIVIPNERLLDIADPDTSLIEAFEKADEVLYNATRGISDLITVHGLINLDFADVQTTMKDGGTALMGSATATGENRSEKAAVQAISSPLLDGLSIAGATNVLVNITSGPSLGIREATQATSVIQKEAGEDVEVIFGTVIEEDIEDKLRVTVIATGFDRDEEPEDDGDDGRRTVPLEDQGEDDDPADYKGETNLRQLDTPAYERRNAPLRSEPSEDEPSEETDGEGEEDNPNIRRLEADDLNERTDRDERSRSDDEEPDDDTDTPAFLRKMMD, encoded by the coding sequence ATGGACCAAGACTTTAGCTCAAAATTTTCGTTCGACGACGCCGCGAATGAGGAAGCCAAGATCTGCGTCGTCGGGGTCGGCGGCGGAGGCGGCAACGCCATCAACAACATGGTGCAGAAAGGCATCCACGGCAGCGTCGAGTTTATCGCCGTCAACACCGACTCCCAGGCGCTCAACGAGAATCGCGCGCCCCAGAAAATCCAGGCGGGCGAGGACTTGACCAGCGGCCTTGGGGCCGGGGCGCGGCCGAGCGTCGGCGCCGAGGCCATCGAAGAAAGCAGTGAAGAAGTCCGGCAGGCCCTCGAAGGCTACGACATGGCCTTCATCACGGCCGGAATGGGGGGCGGCACCGGCACCGGCGGCGCGCCCGTGGTGGCGGCCATCGCCCGCAGCCTCGACATCCTGACCGTCGCCATCGTCACCAAGCCCTTCGACTGCGAGGGATCGCGGCGCATGAACACGGCGCTCGAGGGGATCGAGCTGCTGCGCGAGAACGTCGACACGCTCATTGTCATCCCCAACGAGCGACTGCTCGACATTGCCGACCCGGACACGAGCCTCATCGAGGCGTTCGAAAAGGCCGATGAGGTGCTCTACAACGCCACCCGCGGCATCAGCGACCTGATTACGGTCCACGGCCTGATCAACCTTGACTTTGCCGACGTGCAGACGACGATGAAGGACGGCGGCACGGCCCTGATGGGCTCGGCCACGGCCACCGGCGAGAACCGCTCGGAGAAGGCCGCCGTGCAGGCCATCAGCAGTCCGCTGCTCGACGGCCTCTCCATCGCCGGTGCCACCAACGTGCTCGTCAACATCACCAGCGGCCCGTCGCTCGGCATTCGCGAGGCCACACAGGCCACGAGCGTCATTCAAAAGGAGGCCGGCGAGGACGTGGAGGTCATCTTCGGGACCGTCATCGAGGAGGACATCGAGGACAAGCTCCGCGTGACCGTCATCGCCACGGGCTTCGACCGCGACGAAGAGCCGGAGGACGACGGCGACGACGGGCGGCGCACGGTACCGCTCGAGGATCAGGGTGAGGACGACGACCCGGCGGACTACAAGGGCGAAACCAATCTCCGCCAGCTCGACACGCCGGCCTATGAGCGCCGCAACGCGCCCCTTCGTTCAGAGCCGTCGGAGGACGAGCCGAGCGAGGAGACGGACGGAGAGGGGGAAGAGGACAACCCCAACATTCGCCGATTGGAGGCTGACGACCTGAACGAGCGGACGGATCGCGACGAGCGCTCCCGCTCCGACGACGAGGAACCCGACGACGACACCGACACGCCCGCGTTCCTCCGCAAGATGATGGACTGA
- a CDS encoding S8 family peptidase: MKPATTLSTLVLALLLAGCAGTRPSSTSPASDTTAVSSSADPDTATKATAPPAPSRAPRDWYHLDRVPRSGPGLDTRAAYQEVLQGRAPQDTVQVAVIDSGLDIDHEDLAATTWTNADETPGNGVDDDGNGYVDDVHGWNFIGGPNGKNVEQDTYELTRIYVNLQERFAGVDSASIGPDARDSYRRYQEIKRAFQKKRREARKRLASVGKAQKAVQASVDVLKSHLDTDSLTQSAVRSVASPRQDVRRAQQTLQYFYDQDLSPSDLKEYKNQLERQVEYNYNPDFNPRSIVGDDYANKTERRYGNGDAEGPDPGHGTHVAGIIGATRDNSIGVDGVARGVRLMSVRAVPNGDERDKDVANAIRYAVDNGADVINMSFGKSYSPHKDVVDAAVQYADSMGVLMVHAAGNDGANVDSTDNFPSPYYAGGGQAQRWIEVGASSWKGGEKLAASFSNYGAERVDVFAPGHSIYSTVPGDAYDRNDGTSMAAPMVSGLAALIMAHYPSLPATDVRNIILETATSYRDRPVARPGDGETVPFGTLSDTGAIVNARAALRRAADRVAAQ; this comes from the coding sequence ATGAAGCCCGCAACGACCCTTTCAACACTCGTTCTGGCCCTCCTGCTGGCTGGTTGCGCCGGAACCCGCCCCTCCAGCACGTCGCCGGCGTCCGACACCACCGCGGTATCGAGCTCGGCGGACCCGGATACGGCCACTAAGGCAACCGCCCCACCGGCTCCCTCTCGCGCCCCGCGGGACTGGTACCACCTCGATCGCGTCCCACGAAGCGGCCCCGGCCTTGACACCCGGGCGGCCTACCAGGAGGTGCTCCAGGGCCGAGCGCCGCAGGATACCGTCCAGGTCGCCGTCATCGACTCCGGCCTCGACATTGACCATGAAGACCTCGCGGCCACGACGTGGACCAACGCCGACGAGACTCCCGGCAACGGCGTCGACGACGACGGCAACGGCTACGTCGACGACGTGCACGGGTGGAACTTCATTGGGGGGCCCAACGGCAAGAACGTGGAGCAGGACACGTACGAGCTGACCCGGATCTACGTGAATCTTCAGGAGCGCTTCGCCGGGGTCGACTCGGCGAGCATCGGCCCCGACGCTCGGGACTCGTACCGGCGGTATCAGGAAATCAAGCGCGCGTTTCAGAAGAAGCGGCGCGAGGCCCGCAAGCGGCTCGCGAGCGTTGGGAAGGCCCAGAAGGCCGTGCAGGCGTCCGTGGACGTGTTGAAGTCCCACCTCGACACCGACAGCCTCACCCAGTCGGCCGTCCGGTCGGTAGCGAGTCCCCGCCAGGACGTGCGCCGGGCTCAGCAGACCCTCCAATACTTCTACGACCAAGACCTCTCCCCCTCCGACCTCAAGGAGTACAAAAACCAGCTGGAGCGTCAGGTCGAGTACAACTACAACCCCGATTTTAACCCGCGGTCCATCGTGGGCGACGACTACGCGAACAAGACCGAACGGCGGTACGGAAACGGGGACGCGGAGGGCCCCGACCCCGGACACGGCACGCACGTAGCGGGCATCATTGGGGCCACCCGCGACAATTCAATCGGCGTCGACGGCGTCGCCCGGGGCGTCCGCCTCATGTCCGTCCGTGCGGTGCCGAACGGAGACGAGCGCGACAAGGACGTCGCCAACGCGATTCGCTACGCGGTCGACAACGGGGCCGACGTGATCAACATGAGCTTCGGCAAGTCGTACTCGCCGCACAAAGACGTGGTCGATGCCGCCGTACAGTACGCCGACTCGATGGGCGTCCTGATGGTCCACGCCGCCGGAAACGATGGGGCCAACGTCGACTCGACCGACAACTTCCCGTCACCCTACTACGCAGGCGGCGGCCAGGCGCAACGGTGGATCGAAGTCGGTGCCTCCTCCTGGAAAGGAGGTGAGAAGCTGGCCGCCTCGTTCAGCAACTATGGCGCCGAGCGCGTGGACGTCTTTGCGCCCGGGCACTCCATCTACTCCACCGTCCCCGGCGACGCGTACGACCGCAACGACGGAACGAGCATGGCGGCCCCTATGGTGAGCGGCCTCGCCGCCCTGATCATGGCCCACTACCCGTCCCTGCCCGCCACGGATGTCCGAAACATCATCCTCGAGACGGCAACGTCCTACCGGGACCGACCGGTCGCTCGTCCCGGCGACGGCGAGACCGTGCCGTTCGGCACGCTCTCCGACACCGGCGCCATCGTGAACGCCCGTGCGGCCCTCCGGCGGGCCGCCGACAGGGTCGCCGCGCAGTAG
- a CDS encoding glycosyltransferase, whose protein sequence is MHVLVVPSWYPTTEAPLDGIYFAEQARCLQAHGMDVGVVYPEHQSLRRLAATTFGHKHFQTEWTTDHGIPTLRRYGWNVWWQVPPGLRCRIGSAVRLARKYVDRRGVPDVVHAHSARWAGAAAARVSDAFGVPYVLTEHFSGFQRGSILPWRRPLVDRGLRQASGLAAVSAGLKDALTGREGVVPQDVAVHPNPVRASFFTRPPKGRPSESPFRFVTVAGLNSRKNIGGLIDAFTQAFEASNGASLTILGDGPRRAALEARARRLGVEDQVAFRGQQGRSGVREALWGAHAFVLPSRHETFGVALVEAMATGLPVVATRCGGPADIVTEKTGLLVPPDAPVALAEALCTIRNRWGAYDAECIRAHAVTRYGPAPFVRRTQSFYRRARAA, encoded by the coding sequence GTGCACGTCCTCGTGGTTCCGTCTTGGTATCCCACCACGGAGGCGCCGCTGGACGGAATTTACTTTGCGGAGCAGGCCCGCTGCCTGCAGGCACACGGGATGGACGTAGGGGTGGTGTATCCGGAGCACCAGAGCCTGCGTCGACTCGCGGCCACGACCTTCGGGCACAAGCACTTCCAGACGGAATGGACGACGGACCACGGCATCCCAACGCTCCGCCGGTACGGATGGAACGTATGGTGGCAGGTTCCCCCTGGTCTGCGGTGCCGAATCGGCAGTGCCGTGCGCCTCGCGCGCAAGTACGTGGACCGACGCGGCGTTCCCGATGTAGTTCACGCCCACAGCGCCCGCTGGGCCGGCGCGGCCGCGGCCCGGGTGAGCGATGCGTTCGGGGTGCCGTACGTGCTAACTGAGCACTTTAGCGGCTTCCAGCGCGGGAGCATTCTGCCGTGGCGCCGGCCGCTCGTGGACCGGGGACTCCGTCAGGCGAGCGGCCTGGCGGCCGTCAGTGCGGGCCTCAAAGATGCACTCACGGGTCGAGAAGGCGTTGTGCCCCAGGACGTGGCGGTCCATCCGAATCCAGTCCGGGCTTCGTTCTTCACGCGGCCCCCCAAGGGGCGTCCGTCAGAGTCGCCGTTCCGGTTCGTGACGGTCGCCGGGCTGAACTCGCGAAAGAACATCGGTGGGCTGATCGATGCCTTCACGCAGGCCTTTGAGGCTTCGAACGGAGCGTCGCTTACCATCTTGGGCGACGGCCCGCGGCGGGCGGCGCTGGAGGCGCGAGCGCGCAGGCTTGGCGTTGAGGACCAGGTCGCTTTTCGGGGACAACAAGGCCGGTCGGGCGTGCGCGAGGCGCTTTGGGGCGCCCACGCCTTCGTGCTGCCGAGCCGGCACGAGACGTTCGGCGTGGCGCTCGTGGAGGCGATGGCGACGGGACTTCCGGTCGTCGCGACCCGGTGCGGGGGGCCCGCCGACATTGTGACGGAGAAGACGGGCCTTCTCGTGCCCCCCGACGCTCCGGTCGCCCTGGCGGAGGCCCTCTGCACAATTCGGAACCGGTGGGGCGCGTACGACGCTGAGTGCATCCGGGCACACGCGGTGACCCGCTACGGACCGGCCCCCTTCGTTCGGCGCACGCAATCATTCTACCGTCGTGCCCGTGCTGCCTGA